The following DNA comes from Camelina sativa cultivar DH55 chromosome 14, Cs, whole genome shotgun sequence.
GTAGCAGACTGGTGGAGGATGGGCTTCACATGTATCAACTTTcttcacaaatcataaacaaagagTAAAATACTCATATATCATTGGTAGTAATCATCATCTCATGTTATGGCAACTCAAACATTGAAAAAAACATGCAATATTTTCATAGTTATAGTTGTATTGACGATGATGTTTTCGGTACACATTGCTCATTCTAACAATTTAGAAATGTGTGCAACATTGCATCCATCAGTGCTCGAAATCAACGAAAAAACCACCCTTATAATATGTGAAGAAACTTGCAAAAAGTAAtattaggaaaaatatataataaaataatttattaatttataaattaaagtaaacaaaaccaatatgAAAAAACCTATtatgaataaacaaaacaaaacttaattaagtAGCAACTCCAGGGAAACTTGTGGAGGCATAGATGTTTTTAAGTGCTTGGAGACATTTCTTGAGGAGTAAATTGTCATCATTGACtctatttcaatttatttacaaGTTCTTCACAAGTTCTTCAACTCTGTGGGTTCTCACTTTTTCTTAAATAGGTTGTGGGAAAACTGATGAATCATCCAAAGacataaaaatagtaaatttttaactcatcaaaaaatatgtaactatgcATAATTcagtttataaatattactttaacataaattttttttttctccttttgggtTAGACTAACTATTGCCAAACCCTCACCATTTGAAGACTATCTACAAGTGTTCTTGCACATGTTCATCGAATTTTTCTGCAATCACTctgtataaatataaacaaataaatatatacgtAGATGACATCACAACAGTTTGTTCAAATCAATTGAACTATGTAATATCACTTCAAACcctttatatatactattatatagATCGATTAGAATAGTCAaacataaaatctatatatacaattatatacATCCATTAGATTAGTCAAAACTGTTAGAAGCAAAAGCTTCTCTctcacaaagaacaaaacaagcgtacttattctctgttttatagaagacaaaatagagGATTTGAGAAACTTGTGGTTTTATTAATAAACTGAAAAGCTTATATGTTTACATCATAGTTTCGATgcttaaatagataaaacaacaGACACAATAAAGAGTTCTATCTCTTCTACTTGTGACGTTTAGACAATATGACACAATCTAAACATCACGACTCTTAACTAGAAACTAATTTATACGAATGTGACTTTATGTTATACAAAACTCAATTATGTCTAACACTCCCCCTTAATTGAGTTTTGGTCTAACTCCAAGCTTCTTCCTTGCTTTTGATCTCGAACTCTTCATCATCTGCCACGTTCAaacaaccttcttcttccctcGCAAGTAAGGCACTTGCGTCTGAGTTATTCCATCTAAATggaaaactcttcttcttcatctcaaaaTTCAGTATCCTTCTCCGTTGAGGATTGTAGATGAGACATCTCTTGCCTTCAAATAAAACTTTGTATCCTTTTGATATCATTTGAGAAACACTAAATAGATTTCTCGCTAAACCCGACACTAGAAACACCTCTTTGATGATCTTCTCTCCTTGGCTTGTCATCACTTGGATATTTCCTTTCCCTGCCGTCATTACACACTGACCATTCCCCACTTTGATCGGCACCTTTATACTCTGATCAAGAGTGATGAAGTATTTAACTTCCTTGGTCATATGGTTAGTGCATCCGCTGTCAACTAACCAtgtctcatcttttttttttgatgatactTCTTCAACCATACTGAACAGCATGTGTTCCTCATCATCTGTCTCTTCTAGACTTAGATCCGCTCCCTCGGTTCTTCTTAGTTTGCATTTTTTGGCTAAATGTCCTGGTTTGttatacacaaaatattttctctcaCTGTTAGCCACTTGTTGGGAAAGAACacctttcttgttcttcttcatccaacAATCACCCTCATTGTGATTGTTACATTTGCAAACACCACACCACTTATCAGCCTTCTTTCAACGTTTGTCTTCTCCATAGAACGCTCATTCCGTTGATTGTTCTTCTCGAAGTGATACACGCCGCTCATGTGCTTTCAACGTTCCTATCTACTCCGTCACCGACAACGACGTTAGATCCTTCGTTTGCTCCATCACAGCGACAATACTGTCAAATCTTTGAGGGAGAGATATGAGAATTTTCTGGATAATTTGATAGTCCGTCTTCTCTTCACCATGAACCCTTAATTGATTTTAGCTTCTCTGTGAAAACTTTTATGTTGTCTCCTTCGTTCATCTTTAAGTTTTCATACTCCCTTCTCAACGATTGCATATTGATCAACCGTACTTGTGGAGATCCTTCAAACTCTGTTTTCAATGCACTCCAAGCATCTTTCGACGAGACTGCTGGTGCTATACGAGGAAATATTTGATCTGTGACGGCAGTTTGCAAGAGTTGCAGTGCCATTAGATCCTTTGATGATGAGTCCTcccatttatttttcaattgcAGTGCTTCTGGAGAATGATCTCCTTCCATCGGTTTAGTTGAAACACCGGTCTCCACTACTTCCCATAATTTTCTCGTTCTTAAGATGGTCTTCATCTTTATTTGTCAGAAAGCATAATTATCCCCATCGAATATGGGAATCACTTGATGAGATGTCGTCTCCATCTTCTCTGTTTCGTTGCTTGAAAGGCCCTGGAATCAgtagggctctgataccatgttagaagcagaagcttctctctcacaaagaacaaaacaagcgtacttattctctgttttatagaagacaaaacaaaggatttgagaaacttttggttttattaataAACTGAAAAGCTTATATGTTTACATCATAGTTTCGATgcttaaatagataaaacaacaGACACAATAAAGAGTTCTATCTCTTCTACTTGTGACGTTTAGACAATATGACACAATATAAACATCACGACTCTTAACTAGAAACTAACTTAAACAAATGTGactttatgttatataaaacTCAATTATGtctaacaaaaaccaaatcactCCACAAGTATATACGGTTATGATTCAGTATTTTAGTAGAAAAAGATGACAATAGAAAAAGATGACAATAGAAAAAGGATAATTTCAATGGTTGGTTGcataatatatatctaataatttaataaaaaagatgGCTTCTAACCTTCCATCGGTGAAAACCAGAGAAACAGAACGGcaagaagaaagagagtttttaattaagattacaATTTAAGGATTAGGTATATTCTTTATGTATAATACAAGCGAAGTTTTAAggtataataaatatttagtaaGTATTAGAGGAAATTCCAAAAAGTACTAAATATTTCGGAAAAATTTAGGCGTTTTTTGAGTGCTTAGAAGttctaattatataaaaataaaatcttttcaaaaaattaaaaatctaatttatgGTCGtctttcttaaatttatttaaattaataataagacaATTTTAAATCGGCTCCTATTTAAACGTAAATTCTAAACAgctttaaaataataatcataattccTTACATATTCTTGTAACCAACTTGcaaattatttttctctaaGCAAGGTTAGATTATCTCCATTTATGCCAAGATTAGCAGCAACCATGATTTCATTGAACAATctacataaaaatattaattattaagaaaCATAACACTAGTTTATGTTTAGCcactaattaatgaaaatataacactattttaacaatatttcTTCACAGTTTAACAATCATTAAGTGTTATaacaatctttttgtttatattcatgTTGTTTCAGAGTTAAGTAGTAGACATGAGATGGCTAGACATGAAGTAAGCTTAATTAAGATGAATATTTAACTATAAGCAGTGTCGTGCCCATATATATTAGGGCTTAAGGCGAACTTACATTGGagatcattttaatatatttttaaaaataaataaatattaaaattcaaaattataaaaaaaaaataaacattaaaaacataaaattatataaatatttcaaaagcaaaaaaaaatctaaaaacctaaaacataATCAATGTTCCTTCTATTTCAATAAACTCTTTCCGATTTCTCATAATCTTTCTTGCTTCAGTTTCACGACCTTACTCGATTCATTTCACAATTTAgggtattattttcttttttgtatattttttaaaaggagTAGTACATGGGTTATTTAGGAAATAATATGACTTCTCAAAACTATAATAATACACCATATTTTCTAGAATTgagggttaaaaaaaatatatagatattttgggGACCTCaagcaaatgttttttttcttacccaTAGGCACGACCGTGACTATAAGTTAAAATAGTTATCTGCTTTATAACAATCTAatcattttcagtttttaaagataattatgaAATGTTCAAGatgtaattaatttagtttacaaaagaaaggttttaattattagtttgtatttattttaataaaatacaatgATCATTCTCTatgtaaaactatatttaaCTGGTTAATCAATGTTTGACAAAAATACCATTACAattgaaacgatccgacccggtttttttaaataataaatataataaataataataaactataactagtggtcccatacccactagccacctaaccacaaccacaaccacgaTCAAACAGCGAAAATAAACAatatcaataaccaataataaaatataaccacaAATCAATAtcccaatcatcagaaaacaagtaaccatcaacctagcaagttctaaagacccaactctagcaatctagcaatgccagacaacatccaatcgagtccatagaacatcctcctcttcattgccttgattccacgatcacactttgtctttacctgcaccacaaacacatattgcaatgaaTGAGTgctttataaacactcagtaaggcaatcctcccatctactgggctatacacacaagcaatagagacatctctaaccatcaataaacattcaacaatcaacaataacaaaccaggactcagcatcgaccgacaccaacatgcatcgaccgacaccagttggaggttgcgtcaaccgacgcaagatctgcatcgaccgatgcaaggttaacttgcatcgaccgatgctcccattgcatcgaccaacgcatgctcgacatggcacgaaaaccctaaagtttacgcgccgtcctcgtatttgcatcgaccgatgcaatgccgagcatcgtttttccctgaagcttctcgccggatttttgttcctgtaaccacaaaacacaatcccaagccacaagaaagcttccaatCGTCCCAAATATCAATccaacaagtctaacaacacataacacgcaaattagagagatctctagcttagataagccatggtcctgcacttacctttgccaagacgaatctgaaccttaaaccaataagaaaacACTTCTAGAAACCTCCTACAACGTcttaagcctcagatctctacaggaacaacctcaaatctccagaaaacaccaagaactctcaagaacacttaagaaacgttttctctcttttcttttgtctaaaAAACGgctaaacacgactaatgagacaaaactcgagttaagggttttcctaacccaaaacgcagcgtttaacttaactcgtccgCAAAAAACTGAAcattgcatcaaccgatgcacatagtgcatcgaccgatgcaatccctaaaccgggatttcggttcacggatgttacaacaaTTGTTATGACTTAAATTATCGTAAATTTTTTGCCACTGTTTGTGACAATTTTTTGTCATAAATTTATCTGTACCTGTAGTATTATGACTAAACAATTACgaatttgttacattttttttcttcacaatagaatatctaaaaagtcaCAAATGTGTGACAAATATTTTATCTCAAATAAATGTCACTATTTGTGACTACATAATTGTAGTAAAACCGTCACattttgttacaattaataatatCAACACCATTTAGTCGCTAATAGAGACAATTTCAGTAACGATTTAATTCGTAACAATATTGTGACgaaataattacaaatttataactaaaaaaaaaatgttacaacatAGTATCTAAAAtatcacaaatttgtgacaaaaaaaaattgtctcaagCTAATGTCATAATGACCCCTTTTTCTTGTAGTATACTCGGAAAGGAAGAAGAGTTTGTTCCTCGTGCTAGTGATGGCTATATCAACATTTTTTGTACggaactagattttaacccgcggtacaccgcagatctagattttctaaatatttttttaagcaaTATTTAAGTTGGAGTTTGTGTATAATTGTtaaagcaatgttttttttggggcagaaaacaatttaattattttgtattgttcTTGTGCATGTAAATGTGaagaattaattattaaattgtaaaaatttgtagattactattttttttttatttttttatttaaacttgtATGTTTCAAGACATATATTTGAGCATGTTGAGTtggaaatttttataatttttatgtattcagtttttatttaaattagttatttgtttttttatataacatggTTTTCTGGAATAGTTGTTAAATCTGTCGAGGCCCATATATAGTTCAGAAGCCCAATATCATCAGCCATGTTTCGTTCCATGTTTCGTTTTTGCTATGAACGTGTTGCAGATGCTCATTCTTtccttttaagaaaaaaaggaaaaataaaaaacttgtcGGTTTGTCTTTTTCCATTTTCACATACGATTCATTATTCAATTCAAGCAATATTGCTCAAATTAAACTCTGTTGGATAATCTGTGGATTAATTCGGGTTAACAGGTATTCCTCTTCCGAATCTCTGTTCGATTCAttattcaatttaatatttatctGAGCTGCTACTTTTAAGTTGATAAGAATTTGGAAAATAtagtttgttttatattttcgCTTCCGTTGTGGATGATTTCGTGTATTCGTTGTCGATTTTGTCTAGTTCCAGATGATGATTGTTTAATTCTTTCATGGGCAGTCTCAATTAGTTTAATTCGATCTGCCTTCTAATTATAAACGTATTTTGTCGGActcaaaaagttaaaagattATAGTTGATCAAGGATGTTTAAAATAATCACCAATTTGTtatcttctttgttgtttttttatgatttatcaatgttaatatagattaacaaatttattaattagcaatatatgtttttcatcAGGTTTTAAAACCATTGAAGAATGGTCAGATTAGAGTAGAAGATACTGAGAGAAGATAAGAGTCTGTAGTCTATATTACAacttgttttgggtttttttttaaaacctttgcTAAAACATAGTGATGATAAAATTCTTGTGCAGGTTGTATATGAACTAATGGTTTCAATAAAAACGGTGTACTTTGTGGCTTTGTTAGTATAAACCAAAGATGGTGAGAAAGAGTTAGTAATTTTATCCTTTCACTTTTTTTCATTCAGTAGATAGTGTTACTATTAGTTTACTGAAACCAAATTTGAACCCTTAATCTTGTGTTGGCTTCTCTGACAATATGAAATACTAAAATGATACACAATGAAAGTACCAAAGTAAATCATCCAAACTTAATATTCTGTTCTttattcaggaaaaaaaaacacaaagagagcTTACTGAGTGGTGATTATATGATGTTTTTCATCAGGTTTTAAAACTATGGAAGAATTATCCAGCGGTTAGAAGATACTGAGAGAAGATAAGAGTTTTTATTCTATCTTACTACTCGTTTTCAGTATTCCTTAAAAAAACATTTGCTAAAACAGAGTTTGCCTATATATGTTGTGCAGGTTATATCTGAAATAACGGTTTCTATCAGATGCAAGGACTGTGGCATTGTTAGTATACACCGGAGATGCTAAGAAAGAGTTAGTAATTTTTAGCTTTCTATCTTTTGATATTGTAGATAGTGTTACTTTTAGTTAACTAAAACCAAAGTTGAACCCATAATCTTGTGTTGACTTCTCTGAAAATATGAAATCCCTCtttaaaaacaatgaaacaacCAAAGTAAATCATTTAAACATAATATTGTGTTCTttattctgaaaaaaaaacactttgatTATTACGACAACCAAGTAATGATTGTAACTTAGAACAACTAAAACTTTTCTTCAATCTTCTGAACTCCTTCCTATTGATAGGTCTATAGTGATAAACATTACTCCTGTGATCACGATTTCAAAGTCTATAGTCGTAGAAACATGtaaagtcaaaaacaaaatgataaacTAACATACCATTCGAACTTTAGACTCAATGAAATCATCTTCGTTGTTATTCCAGATTCTGAAAGACCTCCTTGAAAACGACATTAGTAGTCTGTCTTTCTATCTTTCCTTCTTTGTTGACAATTAGAATCTTCAATCCTTTCTTAGAAGTAACCCTAGATAAGGCAACATATAGCTGACCATGCGAAAACATAGGTTTTGGCAAATAAAATCCCACCTTCTCTAGCGATtgaccttgacttttgtttatagtcATGGCAAATGCAACCGTTAGTGGAAATTGTCTTCGACGCATTTTGAAAGGCAACTTTGTATTTGATGGAGTTAGATCAATTTTAGGAATCAAAACAATATCACCTACTCTATCACCCGTTATTACTATTGCTTCGAGTACATGATTATCCATCTGTGTTATTTGAAGTCTTGTTCCATTACACAACCCACCCTTAAGGTTGATATTACGAAGCAACATAACCGGAGCCCCAATTTTCAACCGCAAAGTATGATGAGGCAAACCAGATAACTTAATACTGTTTAAGAAATCAGGCGTAATAACAGGATTGGAAAGTGAATCTGAATCGGTAGGGTCAATGCTATCAGCACTCAAATACACTTTCTCTTCAGCTGTCGATCGAGAACACAAAAAAGGGTGGTAACATTAGATACTTAATAACAAAAGATGATTGAATAGCTCTTAATTAAGTTGTGTATGAGAACACTTACTTTCCAGCATCGCTAGCAtatattgattgattttgttcacATCATCGTTGGTTGGAGCTAAAATGACTCTTGTCTGAAAGAATATGGgatcttttttatctttcaaaaatGCTGGATTCCCATAAATCTCCATACTGATAGCTTCTATAGGATTCTCTGCTTTTGTAATTAGAAATTCGTTGGGAATATCAATGATAGCTTCACCGTTGTTAGGTTCAGAAATCCTACCATCTCCAACTGCTAATAGCCAATCTGAAAATTCTTTGATGTCGTTAGCTTCATTAACACTCAATTCGTTGGAGAGCAGACGCATTTTCTTAGTTAATTTAAGAACTTTGCAATGATCCCAAAGATAAGAAGCGTTAAGAGCTGACATAACAATTTCAGCCTGAACCGCACCGTTGATTACCGGAAGCACTTGCCTGAAATCACCGCcgaaaacaacaacatttcCTGCAAAAACTTGGTTGTCTACATTACCCATAATATCAGCAAAACTTTTATCCAAAGACTCAAAGCAATACTTGCTCATCATCGGCGCTTCATCCCAAATAATCAAAGATGCTTGCTTTATCAAATTTGCAAGATTAGAATTAGGCTTTATTCGACAAAGGGTATAATCATTAACATTAATAGGAATTGCAAACCGAGAATGAGCTGTCCGACCACCTTCTAACAACAAAGAAGCAATGCCACTGGATGCCACATTAAGAACAATCAATCCTCTTGATCGTACAACAGCGGATAGTGTCTTTCACATAAAAGTTTTACCAGTTCCTCCaaagccataaacaaaaaatacaccCCCTCGATTTCCAAATACAGCAGCAATAATGTCATTATATATACTCCTCTGCTCAACAGTCATCATCTCTAACCATGTATCATGCTTTGCTTTTAGATCATCACAATTGTACCTCATCTCATCAACTATCAAGTGGTTGGAATTATCAATACCTTCTCTTGTTGGCTTTGGAAAATTGTCTATTTCCATCAGAGACCCACCATTGAACAACATAATCTTCTCTATCTCTTGTAGTGTATAGTTCTTCACATCATCTTCTGTTAGAGTAAGAGCTGCGtagtaaaattacaaaattttttgtcaaacaatgtGTTGTTTTCTATAGTAATATAAAGTTATATAGACCAATATAGACCAATAGCGTTGACAAACTTAAGCGGAAATACCTGGATTGTTATAttcctcttgtttttttttctcaatccctTCTGACAGGAAATCCCAACATGTGTTCCAAACGTGTTCTGGTCTAGCCAATGAATCAGAGAGCAGCAtcattgcaaaaaaaattctcaagtAATTCCCAAAACACCATTGACTTGCTTCTACCAGGCTATCAATGAAGATTTGATCATCATTTAAAATTCCCCGTGTAAAGTAAGCTTCTTTGTAAGAAGGGTAGAGAACACCATTGTAGGTTTTTATGTCATCAAAACATGTAGGTCCCTTGATATGGTTTAAGAGAACTCGCAAATAATATTCAGCTTCTAGCCTCCTTGGAACATAGTTAATTCGACCTAGAGAAAATCCTCTAGCCCTCTTTTTAAACCGCTTATTACTTCCATCCCAAGTAAAATATGCAGGGATTTGCGCATATGTGACATCTCTTGCACGTTTTCCATCTTTACCAACAACATTCTCCCTACACAAAGTCATCCAAGCCATAAACATTGAATCTTCATTTGCTACTAGATCCAAAACACTGTTGatttcatcatcctcatcaaaATACACTGGTTGCTTTCCTTCATCATGGAAAGAGAGTCTCTGAACTGATGTGGACCGGTACTGTATTGGGAACTTAAAAATCCTCCAGATCGCTTCTGAAGCTCATACATATATGAagttaacccaaaaaaaaaaaccaaaatagtTATACTTGCGACCAAAAAGTGTTGTATATATAACATAAGTAGAGAATATTTCAATTAACCTGCAGTCAAATcaatcttttatttcattttttttgttatcactCGGAGACGTATCTGCTTGAGTTCTAGAACTTTCAGTAGTTCCACTTTGAATCTTGTCAACTGGGTCGACAACCACAACAACCCGGTCTGGACctttgttcatatatttgaataaatatttgatagaaCCCGTTTGATTGCACCATTCAACGTTGATGTGAGCTCTATATCGAACTGATAACTTAGTATTATACGGCACCACATACCTGCTGTCACACTTAAAACCAGCCCTCTCAATATATCGTTTAGACGGACGCCTCCTATAAACAGGATAACCATCAGTACCAACTTTGGTAATGTCTTCATACTGTTTCGGATAAAGCTTAGAGCACTTTCCAGTTACCATACACGGAGAACTTGTATTAGCGGTACCACATGGTCCGTGTATCATACACTCCTTAATAACTTCATAAAGTTCTGGATCTTTATCTTCATCTGGGATTTCAGCATAAAACATTTTTCAACCCCAGGCCTGAATCCATCTTCACCATAGCATAAAATTAGGGGATATTGCGGAGCCAAATATGAGATATGCACTTCACTAATCCTCTTTAGGTGACCTGTAGACTTTTCTTCAAGAATAATGTCACGTGAAGgcatttcttttttaaaatctcGTGGGATAAATGTGGCAACCTCATAAGTTGTAGGCATACTATAAGTCCTTCCATCAACACCAACTCGATCAACAACTATTCTCATATGAAAAGGTTGATCTTGATGGGTTTGAAACCTATCTTTTGCAATTCGAAAGTTCTTGACATATGGATTGACATCGTTGAGCATCTTCATTAATAATTCAATGATTTCCTTCTTTAATTTCTGCTTGCCTTTAGCCATACCTGTGTTTTTGCTcttccttaaaaaagaagaaagaaaacgatTAGATatactaattttgttaagatAATTTGTGAAACTTAGGTAAGAAAGGTTACCCAATCACACTTGCTTTGTTCTCAACTTCATTCTTTGTGTCAACTATATATAGCTGTGAGTACTTAGCATAATCACCCAAATCTGGTTTTAAACGACCTATGTGGTGATAGTTTCCTCCTTGTAAACGAAACATATTAGGTCAGATGCCTTTTGGAATAGAGCGATCAATCCTTCCTCCAAGAGAAGTCATTGCGAAGATCATGTTATAAAGTCTTAGATGCTGTCGAAAATTTCTATTGAGTGCATCATCACGAGTTAGAAGTTTCTTTAGTGTTTCCGGTGAATCTTTTAGTAAAGGTAATTTGACGGATCCTTGACCACAACATAGACTGAACGTCGGTGTTTTTGTACtccttttcttgtttaattGTTTGTCGAACCACATCATTTCACCACAATACTTGCACTTTTATGTTGGATCACCATGATCTAGATAACCTATAGCCAAAAACATCTAAGTTATCAATAATAGAATTATAAGCAGTTGACTATAGTACAACATTTTTTAGCTATTGAATTTTTACCTCCGGTGAATTTGTTATGCGCATAACCTTTGGGTTTGGTATTTGAAGCTTTGCATGATCTTTTGTTTGGAATGGTGATTCTGtcgcaattttttttgtctacattGCGAGAATGAACATCACCAATTTCTACTTCATCCTGGATTAATAAGTCATCCTCAGTGTCTTCGTCGGTACTGTAGTAGTAGCTCTGCTCATCAGTATTCTCGTCAGAGAAAAAGTCATTCTAGTTCTCTTCTTCGTAGTAGTCATTGTCACTGCTACTATTATTGTAGTTATCTACCCTTGGATCATTTGTTTCACCTAGTTATATAAACATAATATCAGCAAATAATatgaataacaaaaatttaaatttgtatgtATTTAAGAAGATGAAAGACATACATATGTCCGGATTTGAGCATGAAGCATATTGGAATTctgattccaaattttttttgatcaaatttttgaatttctcAATCCTGAATgatttttgcttctctttttcacCATAGAAAACATAATCCTTATATTGTAGACATATAAAAAGATCCGTAATTTGATGTTTGAATGGTTAAAAAACGCAGCTTTCTTTGTTATGTATGATAAATATTTACTAATACTCACCATTTGATGCAGAGCAACTCGTCCAATGATTTCTCGTCAGAGTACTGG
Coding sequences within:
- the LOC109128660 gene encoding uncharacterized protein LOC109128660, with product MFYAEIPDEDKDPELYEVIKECMIHGPCGTANTSSPCMVTGKCSKLYPKQYEDITKVGTDGYPVYRRRPSKRYIERAGFKCDSRENVVGKDGKRARDVTYAQIPAYFTWDGSNKRFKKRARGFSLGRINYVPRRLEAEYYLRVLLNHIKGPTCFDDIKTYNGVLYPSYKEAYFTRGILNDDQIFIDSLVEASQWCFGNYLRIFFAMMLLSDSLARPEHVWNTCWDFLSEGIEKKKQEEYNNPALTLTEDDVKNYTLQEIEKIMLFNGGSLMEIDNFPKPTREGIDNSNHLIVDEMRYNCDDLKAKHDTWLEMMTVEQRSIYNDIIAATLSAVVRSRGLIVLNVASSGIASLLLEGGRTAHSRFAIPINVNDYTLCRIKPNSNLANLIKQASLIIWDEAPMMSKYCFESLDKSFADIMGNVDNQVFAGNVVVFGGDFRQVLPVINGAVQAEIVMSALNASYLWDHCKVLKLTKKMRLLSNELSVNEANDIKEFSDWLLAVGDGRISEPNNGEAIIDIPNEFLITKAENPIEAISMEIYGNPAFLKDKKDPIFFQTRVILAPTNDDVNKINQYMLAMLETEEKVYLSADSIDPTDSDSLSNPVITPDFLNSIKLSGLPHHTLRLKIGAPVMLLRNINLKGGLCNGTRLQITQMDNHVLEAIVITGDRVGDIVLIPKIDLTPSNTKLPFKMRRRQFPLTVAFAMTINKSQGQSLEKVGFYLPKPMFSHGQLYVALSRVTSKKGLKILIVNKEGKIERQTTNVVFKEVFQNLE